In Pseudomonas sp. PDM14, a genomic segment contains:
- a CDS encoding LPS-assembly protein LptD yields the protein MAVKLPVFRKKFPLLVTGSLLAMQPFAASVVSAAEQFDCQASTSGGWACSPNAKANTQLPRPQHSDSSVSSVAGTPAQSADGKVVADSSGAPAQTLVNESKGKGLSSRSADYSHLDWVPRDKLSAAQLAEVGPYCEGSYVEPLRPGMSDDTPMDEAPMFVSAKASRYAQETQTATLAGNVVLRQSGMQVEADEANLHQTENRGELIGNVRLRDQGMLVVGDRAEIQLDNGEAKVENAEYVLHKGHVRGSALYAKREDSAIIRLKDGTYTRCEPGSNAWHLKGNNVKLNPATGFGTATNVTLRVKDIPVFYTPYIYFPIDDRRQSGFLTPSISSSSDTGFLLATPYYFNLAPNYDATLYPTMMTKRGLLLEGEFRYLTKSSEGQVGAAYLDDQEDERKLQSAYEDQRWMYNWQHRGGLDSRLLAEVDYTDISDPYYFQDLDTDLDVDKPDFLNQRGTLTYRGDSYTARLNMHAYAQTSVIDVTPYERLPQLTLDGELPFQPAGLNFFYGTELVRFDRDLRSGNFVDENGNPDPWYDNYVRGLARANGDRIHVEPGVSLPLDWAWGYVKPTLKYAVTQYDLKLDSIGKAQVGGDYDDSPDRNVPIASIDSGLYFDRNTQWFGTQYRQTLEPRLFYLYVPEEDQDEIPVFDTGEYTFNYSSLFRDNRFSGKDRIGDENRLSLGVTSRWIEENGFERQRFRIGQAIYLADRKVQMPGIDYRTRSDAQSDVSPYALEYMYRFNRDWNVTSDFNWDPDSHTTRSGSVMFHYQPEDTPNKIVNAGFRYRNETMRYDQATGQWAYSSDFGQEGSPNYIKDYYKVEQHDMSVIWPVVPQWSVIARWQHDYARNRTLEAFGGFEYDSCCWKLRLINRYWVDYDETSLNPDQNEEGDRGIFLQIVLKGLGGVVGNKTESFLDQGIQGYRQREDQAF from the coding sequence ATGGCAGTAAAACTCCCAGTGTTCCGTAAAAAATTCCCGCTGCTGGTAACCGGCAGCCTGCTGGCCATGCAGCCTTTCGCCGCTTCCGTCGTGAGTGCCGCCGAGCAGTTCGACTGCCAGGCGTCTACCTCCGGTGGCTGGGCCTGCAGCCCGAACGCCAAGGCTAACACCCAGCTGCCACGTCCGCAGCACAGCGACTCCAGCGTCAGCTCCGTCGCCGGAACGCCAGCGCAGAGCGCCGACGGCAAGGTCGTTGCCGACAGCTCCGGCGCACCGGCACAAACGCTGGTGAACGAGAGCAAGGGCAAGGGCTTGAGCAGCCGCAGCGCCGACTACAGTCACCTCGACTGGGTACCGCGCGACAAGCTCAGCGCCGCGCAACTGGCCGAAGTCGGCCCGTATTGCGAAGGCTCGTACGTCGAACCCCTGCGCCCCGGCATGAGCGACGACACGCCGATGGACGAGGCGCCGATGTTCGTCTCCGCCAAGGCCTCGCGTTATGCCCAGGAAACCCAGACCGCGACCCTCGCCGGCAACGTGGTCCTACGCCAGTCCGGCATGCAGGTGGAGGCTGACGAAGCCAACCTGCACCAGACCGAGAACCGCGGCGAGCTGATCGGTAACGTACGCCTGCGCGACCAGGGCATGCTGGTCGTCGGTGATCGTGCCGAGATCCAGCTCGACAACGGCGAAGCCAAGGTCGAGAACGCCGAATACGTGCTGCACAAAGGCCACGTGCGCGGCAGCGCGCTGTACGCCAAGCGCGAAGACAGCGCGATCATCCGTCTCAAGGATGGCACCTACACCCGCTGCGAACCCGGCAGCAACGCCTGGCACCTGAAAGGCAACAACGTCAAACTGAACCCGGCCACCGGTTTCGGTACGGCGACCAACGTCACCCTGCGGGTCAAAGATATTCCGGTGTTCTATACCCCGTATATCTACTTCCCGATCGACGACCGTCGCCAGTCCGGCTTCCTCACGCCGAGCATCAGCTCGTCGAGCGACACCGGCTTCCTGCTGGCGACGCCGTACTACTTCAACCTGGCGCCGAACTACGACGCCACGCTCTACCCAACCATGATGACCAAGCGTGGCCTGCTGCTCGAAGGCGAGTTCCGCTACCTGACCAAGAGCAGCGAAGGCCAGGTCGGCGCCGCGTATCTGGACGACCAGGAAGACGAGCGCAAGCTGCAGTCCGCCTATGAAGACCAGCGCTGGATGTACAACTGGCAGCACCGTGGCGGCCTCGACTCGCGCCTGCTGGCCGAAGTCGACTACACCGACATCAGCGACCCGTACTATTTCCAGGATCTGGACACCGACCTCGATGTCGACAAACCGGACTTCCTCAACCAGCGCGGCACGCTCACCTACCGCGGCGACTCCTACACCGCGCGCCTGAACATGCACGCCTATGCGCAAACCAGCGTGATCGACGTGACGCCATATGAGCGCCTGCCTCAGCTGACTCTGGATGGGGAGCTGCCCTTCCAGCCGGCCGGGCTGAACTTCTTCTATGGCACAGAGCTCGTCCGCTTTGATCGCGATCTGCGTAGCGGTAATTTTGTCGACGAGAACGGTAACCCCGACCCCTGGTACGACAATTACGTACGCGGCCTGGCTCGCGCCAACGGTGATCGTATTCATGTCGAGCCCGGCGTGAGCCTGCCACTCGACTGGGCCTGGGGCTACGTCAAACCGACGCTCAAGTACGCCGTAACCCAGTACGACCTGAAACTCGACTCGATCGGCAAGGCTCAGGTCGGCGGCGACTACGACGACTCGCCTGATCGTAACGTACCGATCGCCAGCATCGACAGCGGCCTGTACTTCGATCGCAACACCCAATGGTTCGGCACCCAGTACCGCCAGACCCTTGAGCCGCGACTGTTCTACCTCTATGTTCCCGAGGAAGACCAGGATGAAATCCCGGTCTTCGATACCGGCGAGTACACCTTCAACTATTCGTCGCTGTTCCGCGACAACCGTTTCTCCGGCAAGGACCGCATCGGCGACGAAAATCGACTCTCGCTGGGCGTGACCAGTCGCTGGATCGAGGAAAACGGCTTCGAGCGTCAACGCTTCCGCATCGGTCAGGCAATCTACCTGGCCGACCGCAAGGTGCAGATGCCCGGCATCGACTATCGCACCCGCAGCGACGCGCAGTCGGATGTCTCGCCCTACGCGCTGGAATACATGTACCGCTTCAACCGCGACTGGAACGTCACCTCGGACTTCAACTGGGACCCGGACAGCCACACCACCCGCTCGGGTAGCGTGATGTTCCACTACCAGCCGGAAGACACCCCGAACAAGATCGTCAACGCTGGTTTCCGCTATCGCAACGAGACCATGCGCTACGACCAGGCTACCGGCCAGTGGGCCTACAGCAGCGACTTCGGCCAGGAAGGCAGTCCGAACTACATCAAGGATTACTACAAGGTCGAACAGCATGACATGTCGGTCATCTGGCCGGTGGTACCGCAGTGGAGCGTGATCGCTCGCTGGCAACATGACTACGCACGCAACCGTACGCTGGAGGCCTTCGGTGGCTTCGAGTACGACAGCTGCTGCTGGAAACTCCGCCTGATCAACCGCTACTGGGTCGATTACGACGAAACCAGCCTCAACCCGGATCAGAACGAAGAAGGCGACCGCGGGATCTTCCTGCAGATCGTCCTCAAAGGTCTGGGCGG
- a CDS encoding aminoglycoside phosphotransferase family protein: MPDHDVRLDLLQGWLDQRLPELFAARGWGEVPAGTLSPASSDASFRRYFRWQGAARSLIVMDAPPPQEDCRPFVKIAGILAGAGVHVPQILAADLERGFLLLDDLGRQTWLDVLNADNADALFEAALQALLAFQRLPLDQPLPSYDDALLRRELQLFPDWYLQRHLGVTLSAEQQVQWQQVCDLLVDSALAQPRVLVHRDYMPRNLMLSEPNPGVLDFQDAVYGPLSYDVTSLFKDAFLSWPEARVRGWLQRYWELAGAAALPVPTDFETFYRASDLMGVQRHLKVIGIFARICHRDGKPKYLGDVPRFFSYIEAVLARRPELVVLGKLLASLPQQETQPA; encoded by the coding sequence ATGCCTGATCACGATGTACGCCTGGACCTTCTGCAAGGCTGGTTGGACCAGCGTCTGCCCGAATTGTTTGCCGCCCGTGGATGGGGCGAGGTCCCGGCCGGGACGCTCAGCCCGGCCAGCAGCGATGCCAGTTTCCGCCGTTACTTTCGCTGGCAGGGCGCCGCTCGCAGCCTGATCGTTATGGATGCACCGCCACCCCAGGAAGACTGCCGGCCCTTCGTCAAGATCGCCGGCATCCTCGCCGGCGCAGGCGTGCATGTGCCGCAGATTCTGGCTGCCGACCTCGAGCGCGGCTTTCTGCTGCTCGACGATCTGGGCCGGCAGACCTGGCTGGACGTGCTGAACGCCGACAACGCCGACGCCCTGTTCGAGGCGGCGCTGCAGGCCTTGTTGGCCTTCCAGCGCCTGCCGCTCGACCAGCCACTGCCCAGCTACGACGACGCACTGCTGCGCCGTGAGCTGCAGCTGTTTCCGGACTGGTACCTGCAGCGTCATCTTGGCGTGACGCTGAGTGCCGAGCAGCAAGTGCAATGGCAGCAAGTGTGCGACCTGCTGGTCGACAGCGCGCTGGCGCAGCCCAGGGTGCTGGTGCACCGCGACTACATGCCGCGCAACCTGATGCTCAGCGAGCCCAACCCTGGCGTGCTGGATTTCCAGGATGCGGTCTACGGTCCGCTCAGCTACGACGTCACCTCGCTGTTCAAGGATGCCTTCCTCAGCTGGCCGGAAGCGCGTGTACGCGGTTGGCTGCAGCGCTATTGGGAGCTGGCGGGCGCTGCTGCGCTGCCGGTGCCGACGGATTTCGAAACGTTCTACCGTGCCAGCGATCTCATGGGGGTACAACGCCATCTGAAGGTGATCGGTATCTTCGCGCGCATCTGCCATCGCGACGGCAAGCCCAAGTACCTGGGCGACGTGCCGCGTTTCTTCTCTTATATAGAGGCTGTGCTCGCGCGCCGGCCGGAGCTGGTCGTGCTCGGCAAGCTGCTCGCCAGCCTGCCGCAACAAGAGACGCAGCCGGCATGA
- the murU gene encoding N-acetylmuramate alpha-1-phosphate uridylyltransferase MurU: MKAMILAAGKGERLRPLTLHTPKPLVRAGGVPLIEFHVRALAAAGFRDLVVNHAWLGQQIEDYLGDGSRFGVHIVYSAEGEPLETGGGIFRALPLLGTEPFLVVNGDIWTDYSFAQLDRPLSGLAHLVLTDNPEHHAKGDFRLQNGQLNDDLSGGDSLTYCGIAVLSPGLFAGCSDGPFKLAPLLRQAMAAGAVSGEYFHGRWVDVGTHERLADVEQQLAQVR, encoded by the coding sequence ATGAAGGCGATGATTCTCGCGGCAGGCAAGGGCGAGCGCCTGCGTCCGCTGACCCTGCATACGCCCAAACCACTGGTACGTGCCGGTGGCGTGCCGCTGATCGAGTTCCATGTGCGCGCACTGGCGGCTGCCGGCTTTCGCGACCTGGTGGTCAACCACGCCTGGCTCGGTCAGCAGATCGAAGACTACCTGGGCGATGGTTCACGCTTCGGCGTGCACATCGTCTACTCGGCCGAGGGCGAGCCGCTGGAAACCGGCGGCGGCATCTTCCGTGCGCTGCCGCTGCTGGGCACGGAACCGTTCCTGGTGGTCAATGGTGATATCTGGACCGACTATTCCTTCGCTCAGCTCGACCGCCCGCTCTCCGGACTGGCGCATCTGGTGCTGACCGACAACCCCGAGCATCACGCCAAAGGCGACTTCCGCCTGCAGAACGGCCAGCTCAACGATGACCTGAGCGGCGGTGATAGCCTGACCTACTGCGGCATCGCCGTGCTCAGCCCGGGCCTGTTTGCCGGTTGCAGCGATGGTCCGTTCAAGCTGGCGCCGCTGTTGCGCCAGGCGATGGCGGCGGGCGCGGTCAGCGGTGAGTATTTCCACGGGCGCTGGGTCGATGTTGGCACCCATGAGCGGCTCGCCGATGTCGAGCAGCAACTGGCGCAGGTGCGCTGA
- the djlA gene encoding co-chaperone DjlA codes for MLWPATLIGAAVGLAFASIPGALLGGVLGQVLDRRLKLQSFASLRALFRPRVTVDDDELLFTLFGRLAKSDGRVLQQHIQLAREEMQRLELDESTRRRAMDAFNRGKQGKDSLEAPLQGVRERPERAEALLRACWRMALADGHVSAAEQKLLDQWGRWLGWSRAQLQVLADEYQPVRRTGSVPSIGDYQSALRLLGVQASAEPAAIKRAYRRLLSQHHPDKQAGAGASPAQIRAATERTRELHQAYDLVRSKRGFR; via the coding sequence ATGCTCTGGCCGGCAACCCTGATCGGTGCGGCGGTGGGGCTGGCGTTCGCCAGCATTCCCGGTGCGCTGCTGGGCGGCGTGCTCGGGCAGGTGCTGGATCGACGCCTCAAGCTGCAATCCTTTGCCAGCCTGCGCGCGCTGTTTCGCCCGCGCGTCACGGTGGATGACGACGAGCTGCTGTTCACCCTGTTCGGACGCCTGGCGAAAAGCGATGGGCGTGTGCTGCAGCAGCACATCCAGTTGGCGCGTGAGGAAATGCAACGCCTGGAATTGGACGAGTCGACGCGGCGTCGGGCGATGGATGCGTTCAACCGTGGCAAGCAGGGCAAGGACAGCCTCGAGGCGCCGCTGCAGGGCGTGCGCGAACGGCCCGAACGCGCCGAGGCACTGTTGCGGGCCTGTTGGCGTATGGCGCTGGCCGATGGGCATGTCAGTGCTGCCGAGCAGAAACTGCTCGATCAGTGGGGGCGTTGGTTAGGCTGGTCGCGCGCGCAGTTGCAGGTATTGGCCGATGAGTATCAGCCGGTGCGGCGTACGGGTAGCGTGCCGAGCATTGGCGATTACCAGTCGGCCCTGCGCCTGCTGGGCGTACAGGCCAGTGCCGAACCTGCGGCGATCAAGCGGGCCTACCGCCGCCTGCTCAGCCAGCACCACCCGGACAAACAGGCCGGCGCCGGTGCCAGCCCTGCACAGATCCGTGCCGCCACCGAGCGCACCCGCGAATTGCACCAGGCCTACGACCTGGTGCGCAGCAAGCGTGGCTTCCGCTAG
- a CDS encoding alpha/beta hydrolase family protein yields the protein MPTTLRPTLLAVALAVVLPFTKAALAEETTPADPAAPSDQAAPADGATGDAPKADGERAPLEERSVEGAAALERQLPAGEQQMLQAGNERFLALWKPANAGEATGVVILIPGSGETADWPQAIGPLRNKLPDHGWSSLSLTLPDRQPVPVDTPPAPSAPAGDAAPAAAPADAADPAATTTGETPADATDIAADPPAAPTTVDPAERMFARIDAGIALAREQKAKAIVLLGHGEGAYWAARYLKEKKPPQVLHLVAVGAVQPSGLTPPLEELLPNVELVTGDFFYKDQNSDRSAATRRLQASKRVSHKAYTQVGLKAMPGNREAEQEQLYRRIRGWLDKVLPGAK from the coding sequence ATGCCCACGACCTTGCGCCCGACACTTCTCGCTGTAGCACTGGCCGTTGTCCTGCCCTTCACGAAGGCCGCGCTGGCTGAAGAAACCACGCCTGCCGACCCGGCCGCGCCGAGCGACCAGGCCGCCCCCGCCGACGGCGCAACAGGCGACGCGCCCAAGGCCGACGGTGAGCGCGCGCCGCTGGAGGAGCGCAGCGTCGAAGGCGCCGCCGCCCTCGAACGCCAGCTACCCGCCGGCGAACAGCAGATGCTGCAGGCCGGCAACGAGCGCTTCCTGGCGCTGTGGAAACCGGCCAACGCCGGCGAAGCCACCGGCGTGGTGATCCTCATCCCCGGCAGCGGCGAAACCGCCGATTGGCCACAGGCCATCGGCCCGCTGCGCAACAAACTGCCGGACCACGGCTGGAGCAGCCTCAGCCTGACCCTGCCGGATCGCCAGCCAGTACCCGTCGATACGCCGCCTGCACCCAGCGCACCCGCAGGTGACGCCGCGCCCGCTGCTGCCCCGGCGGATGCAGCCGATCCTGCCGCCACGACCACGGGTGAAACGCCGGCCGATGCTACCGATATCGCCGCCGATCCACCCGCCGCGCCGACCACGGTCGATCCGGCCGAGCGCATGTTCGCGCGCATCGACGCCGGTATCGCCCTGGCGCGGGAGCAGAAGGCCAAGGCCATCGTGCTCCTCGGCCACGGCGAGGGTGCCTACTGGGCCGCGCGTTATCTGAAAGAGAAGAAACCGCCGCAGGTCCTGCACCTGGTGGCTGTCGGTGCGGTGCAACCAAGCGGGCTCACGCCGCCACTGGAAGAACTGCTGCCAAACGTGGAGCTGGTCACAGGCGACTTCTTCTACAAGGACCAGAACAGCGACCGCAGCGCCGCCACGCGCCGCCTGCAGGCGAGCAAGCGGGTGTCGCACAAGGCCTATACGCAGGTCGGCCTGAAGGCCATGCCGGGCAATCGCGAGGCGGAACAGGAACAGCTCTATCGGCGCATCCGCGGCTGGCTGGACAAGGTGCTGCCGGGCGCCAAGTAG
- a CDS encoding sensor histidine kinase, which produces MRVLVGWLVWLCVMPLWAAPEPAALPFDEAQRAWLAEHPRLRVGVVLQAPYAEFRRRQQNLVGLNVELVDALARQLPVELSWRSYPDQTALEDAVRAGKIDLAPGLSQTPASLRLWLFSDPYLRVPHLLVGERQGLAGSDLDQLGETDLIAVRMPGAAADYLKSNYFNLRLLPQASDRQALQAVLAQQARFAVIDQAQLSRLGQESEFAALTVVGDVGLPQLLRIGTRRDEPQLAGIVDATLRALPAEQLEQLQARWLTAKKPGLTDSPRFWRNLCLLLGALLLVCVALLVVVRRQRSQLEQQLLDARQVLALRQAAEEALRLTQFSIDHSTVGILWVNWDSHVRYANRAVGEMLGYPAEALVDRPLAQIEPGLSMDRWLNLWRRVRSREEAALSFESHCLRADGSLMPADVSLSFLRFRDAEYLVVYITDVTERRRARAALEESEARLKGIAGNVPGLVFRLERPVPGALVDFAFISEGGEQLVGYPAATIMAADFGIRSLVHPQDRAAYHATQDAAIEGAGDWHWQGRILTRDGRVRWADIKASARQLSADHVVWDGVVWDITDNKQIELELADSRAQLRELSAHLESVREEEKARIAREVHDELGQVLTVLKLETSMCELAYGELDGGLRERLDSMKRLIANLFQLVRDVATALRPPILDAGIASAIEWQARRFEARSQIPCLVEVPEQVPPLSDAKAIGLFRVLQEALTNVLRHAQAHTVEVQLWVDGAQLCLRVADDGQGFDARAPRAQSFGLVGMRERVLMLGGTLQIDSPPGEGTTLSVRVTLE; this is translated from the coding sequence ATGCGAGTGCTGGTTGGCTGGTTGGTGTGGCTCTGCGTGATGCCGCTGTGGGCTGCGCCCGAGCCGGCGGCGTTGCCGTTCGACGAGGCGCAGCGGGCCTGGTTGGCCGAGCACCCGCGCCTGCGTGTCGGCGTGGTCCTGCAGGCCCCCTACGCCGAATTCCGCCGCCGCCAGCAGAACCTGGTTGGCCTCAATGTCGAGCTGGTCGATGCCCTCGCGCGGCAGCTGCCCGTGGAGCTCAGTTGGCGTAGCTACCCGGATCAGACCGCGCTGGAAGACGCCGTGCGAGCCGGCAAGATCGATCTGGCTCCGGGCCTCAGCCAGACCCCGGCGAGCCTGCGCCTGTGGCTGTTTTCCGATCCGTATCTGCGCGTGCCGCACCTGCTGGTGGGCGAGCGCCAGGGGTTGGCGGGCAGCGACCTCGACCAGCTGGGCGAGACCGACCTGATCGCCGTGCGCATGCCTGGCGCAGCGGCGGACTACCTGAAGAGCAACTACTTCAACCTGCGCCTGTTGCCGCAAGCCTCGGACCGCCAGGCGCTGCAGGCGGTGCTGGCGCAACAGGCGCGCTTCGCCGTGATCGACCAGGCGCAGCTCAGCCGGCTCGGTCAGGAGAGCGAGTTCGCCGCGCTCACTGTGGTCGGCGATGTCGGCCTGCCGCAGTTGCTGCGCATCGGTACGCGCCGCGACGAGCCGCAGCTGGCCGGCATCGTCGACGCCACACTGCGTGCCTTGCCGGCTGAGCAGCTGGAGCAGTTGCAGGCGCGCTGGCTGACGGCGAAGAAGCCCGGGCTGACCGACTCTCCGCGCTTCTGGCGCAACCTCTGCCTGTTGCTCGGTGCGCTGCTGCTGGTCTGCGTGGCGTTACTCGTGGTGGTGCGGCGCCAGCGCAGCCAGCTGGAGCAGCAGCTGCTCGACGCGCGTCAGGTGCTGGCTCTGCGCCAGGCGGCGGAAGAAGCGCTGCGCCTGACCCAGTTCTCCATCGATCACAGCACCGTGGGCATTCTCTGGGTCAACTGGGACAGCCATGTGCGCTACGCCAACCGCGCTGTCGGCGAGATGCTCGGCTATCCCGCCGAGGCCCTGGTCGACCGGCCGCTGGCGCAGATCGAGCCGGGCCTGAGCATGGACCGCTGGCTCAACCTGTGGCGTCGGGTGCGCTCGCGCGAAGAGGCTGCGCTGAGCTTCGAGAGTCACTGCCTGCGCGCCGACGGCAGCCTGATGCCGGCGGACGTGTCGCTGAGTTTCCTGCGCTTTCGCGATGCCGAATACCTGGTGGTGTATATCACCGATGTCACCGAGCGCCGTCGCGCCCGTGCGGCGCTGGAAGAAAGCGAGGCGCGGCTCAAGGGCATCGCCGGCAACGTACCGGGCCTGGTGTTCCGCCTGGAACGGCCAGTGCCCGGTGCGCTGGTGGACTTCGCCTTCATCAGCGAGGGCGGCGAGCAGCTGGTCGGTTATCCGGCGGCGACCATCATGGCGGCGGATTTCGGTATCCGTAGCCTGGTCCACCCGCAGGACCGTGCCGCCTACCACGCGACCCAGGACGCCGCCATCGAGGGCGCCGGCGACTGGCACTGGCAGGGACGCATCCTGACCCGCGACGGCCGCGTGCGCTGGGCCGACATCAAGGCCAGCGCGCGCCAGCTCAGCGCCGACCATGTGGTGTGGGACGGCGTGGTCTGGGACATCACCGACAACAAGCAGATCGAGCTGGAGCTGGCCGATTCGCGTGCCCAGCTGCGCGAGCTGTCGGCGCACCTGGAAAGCGTGCGCGAGGAGGAAAAGGCGCGCATCGCCCGCGAGGTGCATGACGAATTGGGCCAGGTGCTGACCGTGCTCAAGCTGGAGACCTCGATGTGCGAACTGGCCTACGGTGAGCTGGACGGCGGCCTGCGCGAGCGCCTGGACAGCATGAAGCGGCTGATCGCCAACCTGTTCCAGCTGGTGCGCGACGTGGCCACCGCGCTGCGCCCGCCAATCCTCGATGCCGGCATCGCCTCGGCCATCGAGTGGCAGGCGCGCCGCTTCGAGGCGCGCAGCCAGATTCCCTGCCTGGTCGAGGTGCCCGAACAGGTGCCGCCGCTGTCCGATGCCAAGGCCATCGGCCTGTTCCGCGTGTTGCAGGAGGCGCTGACCAATGTGCTGCGCCATGCCCAGGCGCATACTGTCGAGGTGCAATTGTGGGTCGACGGCGCGCAGCTGTGCCTGCGTGTCGCCGACGATGGCCAGGGTTTCGATGCGCGTGCGCCGCGCGCACAATCCTTCGGCCTGGTCGGCATGCGTGAGCGCGTACTGATGCTCGGCGGCACGCTGCAGATCGACAGCCCGCCGGGCGAGGGCACCACCCTGAGCGTCAGGGTCACGCTGGAGTAG
- a CDS encoding response regulator, with the protein MIRVLVAEDHTIVREGIKQLIGLAKDLQVVGEACNGEQLMETLRGTTCEVVLLDISMPGVNGLEAIPRIRALANPPAVLVLSMHDEAQMAARALKIGAAGYATKDSDPALLLTAIRKVAGGGRYIDPDLADRMVFEVGLTDSRPPHALLSEREFSVFERLVQGEGVNEIAAHLSISSKTVSTHKARLMQKMGSHSVADLVRYAMEHKLV; encoded by the coding sequence GTGATTCGAGTACTGGTCGCCGAAGACCACACCATCGTCCGCGAGGGCATCAAGCAGCTGATCGGCCTGGCCAAGGACCTGCAGGTGGTCGGCGAAGCCTGCAATGGCGAGCAGCTGATGGAAACCCTGCGTGGCACCACCTGCGAGGTGGTGCTGCTGGACATCTCCATGCCCGGCGTCAACGGCCTGGAGGCGATTCCGCGGATTCGCGCGCTGGCCAATCCGCCGGCGGTGCTGGTGCTGTCCATGCACGACGAGGCGCAGATGGCCGCCCGCGCGCTGAAGATCGGCGCCGCCGGCTACGCCACCAAGGACAGCGACCCGGCGCTGCTGCTCACGGCGATCCGCAAGGTCGCCGGTGGCGGGCGCTACATCGATCCGGACCTGGCCGACCGCATGGTCTTCGAGGTCGGCCTGACCGACTCGCGGCCCCCCCACGCGCTGTTGTCCGAGCGTGAGTTCTCGGTCTTCGAGCGCCTGGTGCAGGGCGAGGGCGTCAACGAGATCGCCGCGCACCTGTCGATCAGCAGCAAGACGGTGAGCACGCACAAGGCGCGACTGATGCAGAAGATGGGCAGCCACTCGGTGGCCGATCTGGTGCGCTACGCCATGGAGCACAAGCTGGTCTGA
- a CDS encoding ABC transporter ATP-binding protein has product MAETSSNDVLVSFRGVQKSYDGENLIVKDLNLDIRKGEFLTLLGPSGSGKTTSLMMLAGFETPTNGEILLAGRSINNVPPHKRDIGMVFQNYALFPHMTVAENLAFPLSVRGLSKTDIAERVKRALGMVQLDAFAGRYPAQLSGGQQQRVALARALVFEPQLVLMDEPLGALDKQLREHMQMEIKHIHQRLGVTVVYVTHDQGEALTMSDRVAVFHQGEIQQIAPPRELYEAPKNTFVANFIGENNRINGQLLSRDGERCVVGLARGEKVEALAVNVGEPGEPVTLSIRPERVRINSASEQCSNRFSGRVAEFIYLGDHVRVRLEVCGKSDFFVKQPIAELDPALSVGDVVPLGWHVEHVRALDPLLAD; this is encoded by the coding sequence ATGGCCGAGACTTCCTCCAACGATGTACTGGTGAGCTTTCGTGGCGTGCAGAAGAGCTACGACGGCGAAAACCTGATCGTCAAAGACCTCAATCTGGACATTCGCAAAGGCGAATTCCTCACCCTGCTCGGGCCGTCTGGTTCGGGCAAGACCACCAGCCTGATGATGCTCGCCGGATTCGAGACGCCCACCAATGGCGAGATCCTCCTGGCCGGCCGCTCGATCAACAACGTGCCGCCGCACAAGCGCGACATCGGCATGGTGTTCCAGAACTACGCGCTGTTCCCGCACATGACCGTCGCCGAGAACCTGGCCTTTCCGCTGTCGGTGCGCGGGCTCTCCAAGACCGACATCGCCGAGCGGGTCAAGCGTGCGCTGGGCATGGTCCAGCTCGATGCCTTCGCCGGGCGTTACCCGGCGCAGCTCTCAGGCGGCCAGCAGCAGCGTGTCGCCCTGGCCCGTGCACTGGTGTTCGAGCCGCAACTGGTGCTGATGGACGAGCCGCTCGGCGCGCTGGACAAGCAGCTGCGTGAACACATGCAGATGGAGATCAAGCACATCCATCAGCGCCTCGGCGTGACCGTGGTTTACGTCACCCACGATCAGGGCGAGGCGCTGACCATGTCCGACCGCGTGGCGGTGTTCCACCAGGGCGAGATCCAGCAGATCGCCCCGCCGCGTGAACTTTACGAGGCGCCGAAGAATACCTTCGTCGCCAACTTCATCGGCGAGAACAACCGCATCAACGGCCAGCTGCTCAGCCGCGACGGCGAGCGCTGCGTGGTCGGCCTGGCGCGCGGCGAGAAGGTCGAGGCGCTGGCGGTCAACGTTGGCGAGCCGGGCGAGCCGGTGACCCTGTCGATCCGCCCGGAGCGGGTGCGCATCAACAGCGCCAGCGAGCAATGCAGCAACCGTTTCTCCGGTCGCGTGGCCGAGTTCATCTACCTGGGCGACCACGTGCGCGTGCGCCTGGAGGTGTGTGGCAAGAGCGATTTCTTCGTCAAGCAGCCGATCGCCGAACTCGACCCCGCGCTGAGCGTGGGCGACGTGGTGCCGCTCGGCTGGCACGTGGAGCACGTCCGCGCGCTCGATCCGCTGCTGGCGGACTGA